Proteins encoded in a region of the Campylobacter geochelonis genome:
- the pyrH gene encoding UMP kinase — protein sequence MDNKKRILVKFSGEALAGANGFGIDSSILKFIAGEIKNLASSGVEIGIVIGGGNIVRGVSAAAGGIIKRTSGDHMGMLATVINAIAMREALESVGMDVRVQSAIKMEAICETFIIGRAKRHLEKGRIVIFAAGTGNPFFTTDTAATLRAIEIESDMIVKATKVDGVYDKDPNKFEDAKLLNRLSYEDALKDDIKVMDDTAIALAKDNALPIVVCNMFKTGNLLKIANNDLSTCSVVKN from the coding sequence ATGGATAATAAAAAGAGAATTTTGGTTAAATTTTCTGGTGAAGCATTAGCTGGAGCTAATGGGTTTGGTATTGATAGTAGTATTTTAAAATTTATAGCTGGCGAGATTAAAAATCTTGCAAGTTCTGGCGTTGAAATCGGTATAGTTATCGGTGGTGGAAACATCGTGCGAGGCGTAAGTGCCGCAGCTGGCGGGATTATAAAACGAACAAGTGGCGATCATATGGGAATGCTTGCAACTGTTATAAACGCTATTGCTATGAGAGAGGCGCTTGAGAGCGTTGGAATGGATGTTAGGGTTCAAAGCGCTATAAAAATGGAAGCGATTTGCGAGACATTTATCATAGGTAGAGCAAAAAGACATCTTGAAAAAGGCCGCATAGTTATCTTTGCAGCAGGAACTGGAAATCCTTTCTTTACAACAGATACGGCCGCGACTTTAAGGGCTATTGAAATCGAATCAGATATGATAGTAAAAGCTACTAAAGTTGATGGAGTTTATGATAAAGATCCTAATAAATTTGAAGATGCAAAACTTTTAAATAGATTAAGTTATGAAGATGCTTTAAAAGATGATATTAAAGTTATGGATGATACAGCTATCGCACTTGCAAAAGATAATGCACTTCCAATCGTGGTTTGTAATATGTTTAAAACAGGAAATTTACTAAAGATAGCAAATAACGACTTATCGACTTGTTCTGTTGTAAAAAATTAA
- a CDS encoding N-acetylmuramoyl-L-alanine amidase, with product MAKIVKLFLIILFALSLSAAEFDRAFSNFDKSFSNASSINKKKFHNELKDIYLQTSVSKNRVDRIEVLERLVHSSKALGYNHKGYENELNALGGSYKKYLNSLNSTKQNDKNAQLLANVPKKLEQKELAKANKSVEKKQEPIKQEIQKNKPKVEPTKAVKTQASKKQSNSVKTKEKKQAKTIDKSQKLKLLSVEKSSDGIVLKFNREVSKDEQKLFALKGELYRNVLDFKAINSAKTGKLTNHIVDEIRIAQFSETTTRVVFSQKKKFDLKLTNDENELNIAIKGGENRAQAISKTAKTSGKNEKPNYAKNRIIVIDPGHGGKDPGAMGNGLREKDIVLSIGKSLGVILKERGYKIYFTRSTDTFINLKNRTSYANKKNADMFISIHVNAGPDSKEGERLAGIETFFLSPARSNRSKNAAALENKGDLEDMNHFSQQTFLNFLNREKIIASNKLAIDIQKHMLNRVQDKYKVKDGGVREAPFWVLVGATMPAILVESGYISNPNDSKNLAKKSYHNDIALGIANGLDAYFAKNN from the coding sequence ATGGCGAAGATAGTTAAGCTTTTTTTGATAATTTTGTTTGCCTTATCACTAAGTGCGGCAGAATTTGACAGAGCATTTTCAAATTTTGATAAAAGCTTTTCCAATGCAAGTTCGATAAATAAAAAGAAATTTCATAACGAGCTAAAAGATATCTATCTTCAAACCTCTGTGAGTAAAAATAGAGTCGATAGAATCGAGGTTTTAGAAAGATTAGTTCATTCATCTAAGGCTTTAGGATATAATCACAAAGGCTATGAAAATGAGCTAAATGCACTAGGCGGAAGCTACAAAAAATATCTAAATTCGCTAAATTCAACAAAACAAAATGATAAAAATGCGCAATTACTAGCAAACGTTCCTAAAAAATTAGAACAAAAAGAGCTTGCAAAAGCAAACAAAAGTGTAGAAAAAAAACAAGAACCCATTAAACAAGAAATACAAAAAAATAAACCCAAAGTAGAACCAACTAAAGCCGTAAAAACACAAGCTAGTAAAAAACAGTCAAATAGCGTTAAAACCAAAGAGAAAAAACAGGCTAAAACCATAGATAAATCGCAAAAATTAAAGCTTTTAAGTGTTGAAAAAAGTAGTGATGGGATAGTTTTGAAATTTAACCGCGAAGTTAGTAAAGATGAGCAAAAGCTTTTTGCTTTAAAAGGTGAGTTGTATAGAAATGTTTTGGATTTTAAAGCTATAAATAGTGCAAAAACAGGCAAACTGACAAATCATATAGTAGATGAGATACGCATAGCTCAGTTTAGCGAAACTACGACGCGCGTTGTCTTTTCACAAAAAAAGAAATTTGACTTAAAACTAACAAATGATGAGAATGAGCTAAATATCGCTATTAAAGGTGGCGAAAACAGGGCGCAAGCCATATCAAAAACAGCCAAGACAAGCGGCAAAAACGAAAAACCAAATTACGCTAAAAATAGGATTATAGTAATCGACCCAGGACACGGTGGCAAAGATCCAGGAGCTATGGGAAATGGACTAAGAGAGAAAGATATCGTTTTAAGTATCGGTAAGAGTCTTGGCGTGATTTTAAAAGAGCGAGGTTATAAAATTTATTTCACAAGAAGCACAGATACGTTTATAAATTTAAAAAACAGAACATCATATGCAAACAAAAAAAATGCAGATATGTTTATATCAATCCACGTAAATGCTGGACCAGACTCAAAAGAGGGCGAAAGGCTTGCTGGTATAGAGACATTTTTCTTAAGTCCTGCTAGAAGCAACAGAAGTAAAAATGCTGCCGCACTTGAAAACAAGGGAGATTTAGAAGATATGAACCACTTTTCTCAACAAACTTTTTTAAATTTCTTAAACAGAGAAAAAATCATCGCTTCAAACAAGCTTGCCATAGATATACAAAAGCATATGTTAAACAGAGTTCAAGATAAGTATAAAGTAAAAGATGGCGGCGTTAGAGAAGCGCCATTTTGGGTGTTAGTTGGTGCTACTATGCCTGCGATTTTGGTTGAGAGTGGGTATATTTCTAACCCAAATGATAGTAAAAATTTAGCCAAAAAATCATATCACAACGACATAGCACTAGGCATAGCAAATGGCTTAGACGCGTATTTTGCTAAAAATAATTAG
- a CDS encoding DNA-directed RNA polymerase subunit omega — translation MKRAEEIMAKALKVVDGDRYKLSLMVAKRANQIHAGAEVLLSGVDTRNMKFADIALLEIAEGKIVLDGIIEADK, via the coding sequence ATGAAAAGAGCTGAAGAGATTATGGCAAAAGCACTAAAGGTTGTTGATGGAGATAGATATAAACTATCTTTAATGGTTGCTAAAAGAGCAAACCAAATTCACGCTGGTGCTGAGGTTTTGCTTAGTGGCGTTGATACTAGAAATATGAAATTTGCTGACATTGCACTACTAGAAATCGCAGAAGGAAAAATAGTTTTAGATGGAATTATTGAAGCAGATAAATGA
- the mnmC gene encoding bifunctional tRNA (5-methylaminomethyl-2-thiouridine)(34)-methyltransferase MnmD/FAD-dependent 5-carboxymethylaminomethyl-2-thiouridine(34) oxidoreductase MnmC, with the protein MQTKIDFKDGVAFSPRFDDIYFNTIAPLEEAKFVFSSSIDEIWQKQDSFIVAEAGFGAGLNFLTLCKKFKHSDKTLHFVSIEKYPLDKKSLTKIYEKLGAFKNLSKRLIKLYPAQISGVYRIYFKKNIILDLYFGDIKEALDNLDFKADIWFLDGFAPSKNPDMWDLEVMQKVARLSKFGSILATYSSAKFVQNNLKEAGFEVNLVNGYAKKRQMIRAALKQSYELKNIWFSRPLTDKAAKKVLIIGAGIAGIVTALKFKKAGFDVVVAEKESKIASNGSGNYTGALMPLITQKGVMLGKMHLNSFLQAVNFYKKYIPKKLAKFSGAKEFAFNQTLIKRYENCDEFFKFDKLDSPYPSIFIKDGATIRPRKTCKFASSELKILLNYEFVGYKNSENGYDVSFANGVSLQTQIIIFAMGSHSEELFGGGLNPKLNLDAHLQISSVRGQVTWIEKRVDTKFPLSAKGYVCPAIKGVQVVGATYDRLLYEDRARRIDDVKNLESVEEFLGEKKVKILGSKVGYRSYSGDRFPLIGALHDSLWFRQNYANLMWTKNQNHLAPKHLKNIYITAAHGARGLSTAIMGAELLLDYVLNRPLCVDKSIADELNPARFLVRKLKKGMVK; encoded by the coding sequence ATGCAAACTAAGATTGATTTTAAAGATGGCGTTGCTTTTTCGCCTCGTTTTGATGATATTTATTTTAACACTATTGCCCCGCTTGAGGAGGCTAAATTTGTCTTTTCAAGCAGTATCGATGAAATTTGGCAAAAGCAAGATAGCTTTATCGTAGCTGAAGCTGGGTTTGGCGCTGGGCTAAATTTTTTAACTCTTTGTAAAAAATTTAAACACAGTGATAAAACTTTACACTTTGTAAGCATAGAAAAGTATCCGCTAGATAAAAAAAGTTTAACTAAAATTTATGAAAAACTTGGAGCTTTTAAAAATTTATCAAAACGGCTTATCAAGCTCTATCCAGCGCAGATATCTGGAGTTTATAGAATTTATTTTAAGAAAAATATCATCTTAGATCTATACTTTGGCGATATAAAAGAGGCGTTGGATAATTTAGACTTTAAGGCTGATATTTGGTTTTTAGATGGTTTCGCGCCGTCTAAAAATCCTGATATGTGGGATTTAGAAGTTATGCAAAAAGTTGCAAGGCTATCTAAATTCGGCAGTATTTTAGCGACTTACTCAAGTGCTAAATTCGTGCAAAACAACCTAAAAGAGGCTGGTTTTGAAGTAAACCTTGTAAATGGATATGCTAAAAAAAGGCAGATGATAAGAGCAGCTTTAAAGCAAAGTTATGAGCTAAAAAACATCTGGTTTTCTAGACCACTTACCGATAAAGCTGCAAAAAAAGTGCTTATAATAGGCGCTGGTATCGCTGGGATAGTGACTGCTTTGAAATTTAAAAAAGCTGGTTTTGATGTAGTTGTCGCAGAAAAAGAGTCTAAAATAGCAAGCAATGGAAGCGGAAACTACACGGGCGCGTTGATGCCTCTAATCACGCAAAAAGGCGTAATGCTAGGTAAGATGCATCTAAATTCGTTCTTGCAAGCGGTAAATTTTTATAAAAAATATATACCAAAAAAGCTAGCTAAATTTAGTGGTGCAAAAGAATTTGCATTTAATCAAACGCTTATTAAGCGCTATGAAAACTGCGACGAGTTTTTTAAATTTGATAAACTCGACTCTCCTTATCCAAGTATTTTTATAAAAGATGGCGCTACGATCAGACCGCGCAAAACTTGTAAATTTGCATCCAGCGAGCTTAAAATTTTGCTAAATTACGAGTTTGTAGGATATAAAAATAGCGAGAATGGATATGATGTAAGCTTTGCAAATGGAGTGAGTTTGCAAACTCAAATAATAATCTTTGCTATGGGAAGCCACAGCGAGGAGCTTTTTGGTGGCGGGTTAAATCCAAAGCTAAATTTAGACGCTCATTTACAAATCAGCTCAGTTAGAGGGCAGGTTACGTGGATAGAAAAACGAGTTGATACCAAATTTCCACTTAGTGCAAAAGGCTATGTTTGTCCTGCTATAAAGGGCGTTCAAGTAGTTGGCGCAACTTATGATAGGTTGCTTTATGAAGATAGAGCAAGACGCATTGACGATGTTAAAAACTTAGAGAGCGTTGAGGAGTTTTTGGGTGAGAAAAAGGTTAAGATTTTAGGCTCAAAGGTCGGATATCGTTCATATAGTGGCGATAGATTTCCGCTTATTGGCGCGTTGCATGATAGTTTGTGGTTTAGACAAAATTATGCAAATTTAATGTGGACTAAAAATCAAAACCATTTAGCTCCAAAACACTTAAAAAATATCTATATAACAGCAGCTCATGGCGCAAGAGGGCTATCAACTGCTATCATGGGAGCAGAGTTGTTGCTTGATTATGTTTTAAATCGCCCGCTTTGTGTAGATAAAAGCATAGCTGATGAGTTAAATCCAGCAAGATTTTTAGTAAGAAAACTTAAAAAAGGCATGGTAAAATGA
- the tyrS gene encoding tyrosine--tRNA ligase — protein sequence MGDIQAVLRELRRGVAEIIDEERVETLIKNYYEKGENFYIKIGMDPTAADLHLGHTVTLQKMAFLQRHGAIIQFLIGDFTAQIGDPSGKSETRKKLDKETVLKNAKTYEEQVFKVLDPTKTIIMFNSKWANELRASDMIELASTYSVARMLERDDFTKRFRSETPISISEFLYPLMQGYDSVAMKCDIEMGGTDQKFNLLMGRHLQRVYNVGKEQAVIMMPLLVGLDGTNKMSKSLGNYIGVTEAPNDMFAKTLSISDELMWEWYRLLSTKTLEEIDELKSGVESGRLHPKAVKEALAMEIVAKFHNEESAIKARDEFNKVHSQNQLPSDIAEFSVQGPVWVVKALLECKLASSSSEARRHISANAVSIDQNKITDEQLQLEKGEYILQIGKKKFAKVKVV from the coding sequence ATGGGTGATATACAAGCTGTTTTAAGGGAGCTTCGTCGAGGCGTAGCAGAGATAATAGATGAAGAAAGAGTTGAAACTCTGATTAAAAACTACTACGAAAAAGGCGAGAATTTCTATATCAAAATCGGCATGGATCCTACTGCTGCTGATTTGCACCTTGGACATACTGTAACTCTTCAAAAAATGGCATTTTTGCAACGTCATGGGGCTATTATCCAGTTTTTAATAGGCGATTTTACAGCACAAATAGGCGATCCAAGTGGAAAAAGTGAAACTAGAAAAAAGCTTGATAAAGAGACAGTTTTAAAAAATGCAAAGACTTACGAAGAGCAAGTTTTTAAGGTATTAGACCCGACTAAAACTATCATTATGTTTAACTCAAAATGGGCAAACGAATTAAGAGCTAGCGATATGATAGAGCTTGCTAGCACATATAGTGTAGCTAGAATGCTAGAAAGAGATGACTTTACTAAGCGCTTTAGAAGTGAAACTCCTATCTCTATAAGTGAGTTTTTGTATCCGCTTATGCAAGGATATGATAGCGTGGCTATGAAGTGCGATATCGAGATGGGTGGAACTGATCAGAAATTTAACCTACTGATGGGAAGACACTTGCAACGAGTTTATAACGTTGGAAAAGAGCAAGCTGTTATCATGATGCCTTTGCTTGTAGGGCTTGATGGCACAAACAAGATGAGTAAATCTTTAGGAAATTATATCGGTGTTACAGAAGCGCCAAATGATATGTTTGCAAAAACTTTAAGCATAAGCGATGAGTTGATGTGGGAGTGGTATAGGCTTTTAAGTACTAAAACTCTTGAAGAGATTGATGAGCTAAAAAGTGGCGTAGAAAGCGGTAGGCTTCATCCAAAAGCTGTAAAAGAGGCTTTGGCGATGGAGATTGTAGCTAAATTTCATAATGAAGAGAGCGCTATAAAAGCAAGAGATGAATTTAACAAAGTCCATAGTCAAAACCAGCTTCCAAGCGATATAGCTGAGTTTAGCGTGCAAGGTCCGGTTTGGGTAGTAAAAGCACTGCTTGAGTGCAAACTTGCTAGTTCAAGCAGCGAAGCAAGGCGCCATATAAGCGCAAACGCAGTTAGCATAGATCAAAACAAAATCACAGATGAACAACTACAGTTAGAAAAAGGTGAGTATATCCTCCAAATAGGCAAAAAGAAATTTGCGAAAGTGAAGGTGGTCTAA
- a CDS encoding RelA/SpoT family protein: MELLKQINDIHIEDFLEEVVSTRDIDSAKELLFSIKEPTDMLRKGVEICVEKHDGQVRKSGEPYSIHPILVSCIVAFMGGDDDMVISALMHDVVEDTDCSLEEVRGVFGDGVAKLVEGLTKIVSIREDKLAPSSDKSAKLRTSALTFRRMLLISIEDVRVLVVKLCDRLHNMLTLDALRPDKQQRIAEETLVVYAPIAHRLGISSIKNLLEDLSFKYVMPKEYETIDGYINEHKQQLQMNLNKFSLKITELLLTNGFSENSFDIQKRVKHYYSIYLKMQRKGISIQEVLDLLAVRVILKEVKDCYMALGIIHTNFNPLISRFKDYIALPKQNGYQTIHTTVFNESMIIEAQIRTFDMHNTAEYGVAAHWKYKYSGSINPRLDWLSDISMKDISDSEYAVNDDDESPEDLYEYAKDSLYAEDIAVYSPKGGIFTLPRGATALDYAYEIHSQVGLKAVEAYVNRVKVPLLTELKNGDIVHIITGNEPRYRCSWLNSVKTGKARATIKGFCKQKLRELNTEVGIKILSAIFNVQDITTLSWLESENLHRKIGRVAYDSEYLKDVVNALKKYITKDRLFSLNFADKYVVKKQKFDNLVIYSNHKINDVEFDYCCNPKRGDDITGFRNGYSVTAHHKFCERAASLMKNGEEMIFVKWTRNAPHRYKMILNLENKRGSLALFLSYLVRLQVDLVAIKLSENSETKSDFFEIIIELNENLDVGNIKTRLKERYKIVEFASLSDAYK; encoded by the coding sequence ATGGAATTATTGAAGCAGATAAATGATATCCATATCGAAGACTTCTTAGAAGAGGTCGTTAGCACTAGAGATATAGATTCGGCTAAAGAGCTACTTTTTAGCATAAAAGAGCCAACCGACATGCTTAGAAAAGGCGTAGAGATATGCGTGGAAAAGCATGATGGTCAAGTTAGAAAAAGTGGCGAGCCGTATTCTATCCACCCCATACTTGTCAGCTGCATAGTTGCATTTATGGGAGGGGATGATGATATGGTAATATCAGCTTTAATGCACGATGTTGTTGAAGATACAGACTGTTCGCTTGAAGAGGTAAGAGGCGTGTTTGGCGATGGAGTTGCTAAGCTTGTTGAAGGCTTAACAAAAATCGTAAGCATAAGAGAGGATAAACTTGCTCCATCAAGCGACAAGAGTGCTAAGCTTAGGACTTCGGCTCTAACTTTTAGGCGAATGCTTTTAATTTCTATTGAGGATGTTAGAGTGCTTGTGGTTAAGCTTTGTGATAGACTTCATAACATGCTTACTCTTGATGCTTTACGCCCAGATAAACAACAAAGAATAGCAGAAGAAACACTTGTAGTTTATGCGCCGATTGCGCATAGGCTTGGAATTTCATCTATTAAAAATTTGCTTGAAGATTTAAGCTTTAAGTATGTTATGCCAAAAGAGTATGAAACTATCGATGGTTATATAAACGAGCATAAACAGCAACTTCAGATGAATTTAAACAAATTTAGCCTTAAAATAACAGAACTTTTGCTAACAAATGGCTTTTCAGAAAACAGCTTTGATATCCAAAAAAGAGTCAAGCACTACTACTCGATTTATCTAAAAATGCAAAGAAAAGGCATCTCTATACAAGAAGTTTTAGACCTGCTTGCAGTTAGAGTGATATTAAAAGAGGTAAAAGATTGTTATATGGCATTAGGGATAATTCATACGAATTTTAACCCACTAATTTCACGCTTTAAAGACTATATCGCACTTCCTAAACAAAACGGTTATCAGACAATCCACACAACAGTTTTTAACGAAAGTATGATAATAGAAGCACAAATTAGAACTTTTGATATGCATAACACCGCAGAATACGGCGTTGCAGCTCACTGGAAGTATAAATATAGTGGTTCGATTAACCCTAGACTTGACTGGCTAAGTGATATTAGCATGAAAGATATCAGCGATAGCGAGTATGCGGTAAATGACGATGATGAAAGCCCAGAGGATCTATACGAGTATGCAAAAGATAGCTTGTATGCCGAAGATATAGCGGTTTATTCACCAAAGGGTGGGATTTTTACACTTCCTAGAGGTGCTACGGCGCTAGATTATGCTTATGAAATTCACTCTCAAGTTGGATTAAAAGCAGTTGAGGCTTATGTAAATAGAGTTAAAGTTCCGCTTTTAACAGAGCTTAAAAATGGCGATATCGTTCATATCATAACAGGAAATGAGCCAAGATATAGATGTAGTTGGCTAAATTCGGTAAAAACAGGCAAAGCAAGAGCTACGATAAAAGGCTTTTGTAAGCAAAAATTAAGAGAGCTAAACACAGAAGTTGGCATAAAGATACTATCTGCTATTTTTAACGTTCAAGATATCACGACCTTATCGTGGTTAGAAAGTGAAAATTTACATAGAAAAATAGGTAGAGTTGCGTATGACTCTGAGTATTTAAAAGATGTGGTAAATGCGCTTAAAAAGTACATAACAAAAGATAGATTATTTAGCTTAAATTTTGCAGATAAATATGTCGTTAAAAAACAAAAATTTGATAATTTAGTGATTTATTCAAATCACAAGATAAATGATGTTGAATTTGACTACTGCTGTAACCCAAAAAGAGGCGATGATATAACTGGATTTAGAAACGGATATAGCGTAACAGCACATCATAAATTTTGCGAACGAGCGGCAAGTTTGATGAAAAATGGCGAAGAGATGATTTTTGTTAAATGGACAAGAAACGCGCCACATCGCTATAAAATGATACTAAATTTAGAGAACAAACGCGGCTCTTTAGCGCTATTTTTAAGTTATCTTGTAAGGCTTCAAGTTGATTTAGTTGCAATAAAACTTAGTGAAAATAGCGAAACGAAATCAGACTTTTTTGAGATAATTATAGAATTAAATGAAAATTTAGATGTAGGAAATATCAAAACAAGACTTAAAGAGAGATATAAAATAGTCGAATTTGCATCTTTAAGCGACGCATATAAATAA
- a CDS encoding nitronate monooxygenase produces MNSIKIGKHELKYPIFQGGMGLGISWDRLAGNVSLNGGLGIVSSVGTGYYENRAYSKKEINQKPLGSENFYSTEGLHAILKNARKICGDAPLGINIMCACNDYSRMVKDACEAGFNVIISGAGLPTNLPEFTQGFDDVALVPIVSSAKALKIICKRWLQRYNRVPDAVVLEGPLSGGHQGFTYEQCFDPEYQLEKLIPQVKAEIANFGDFPLLAAGGIWDKHDIDKAISLGADGVQMGTRFIGTYECDAAPEFKEVILNSTKDSIKLIKSPVGYPARGVQTRLLDLVDKREGPKIQCISNCVSPCERGKEAKVVGYCIADRLYDAYAGRKDLGLFFTGANGYRLNEIISVKELMEKLINGEDS; encoded by the coding sequence ATGAATAGCATAAAGATAGGTAAACATGAGCTTAAATATCCGATTTTTCAAGGCGGAATGGGTCTTGGTATAAGTTGGGATAGATTAGCTGGAAATGTTAGTTTAAATGGCGGATTAGGTATAGTAAGCTCTGTTGGAACTGGATATTATGAAAATAGAGCGTATTCTAAAAAAGAGATAAATCAAAAGCCATTAGGAAGTGAGAATTTCTACTCTACTGAGGGATTGCACGCTATCTTAAAAAATGCTAGAAAAATTTGTGGCGATGCACCACTTGGGATAAATATAATGTGCGCGTGTAATGATTACTCAAGAATGGTAAAAGATGCGTGTGAGGCTGGTTTTAACGTTATTATAAGTGGCGCTGGACTACCTACAAATTTACCTGAGTTTACACAAGGGTTTGATGATGTTGCGCTAGTTCCTATCGTATCATCTGCAAAAGCGCTTAAAATCATCTGTAAAAGGTGGCTTCAAAGATATAACAGAGTCCCAGATGCGGTTGTTCTTGAAGGTCCATTAAGTGGTGGACATCAAGGATTTACTTATGAGCAGTGTTTTGATCCTGAGTATCAATTAGAAAAACTTATCCCACAAGTTAAAGCAGAAATAGCAAATTTTGGAGATTTTCCGCTTTTAGCAGCTGGTGGAATTTGGGATAAGCACGACATAGATAAGGCGATATCTTTAGGTGCTGATGGCGTTCAGATGGGAACTAGATTTATAGGAACTTACGAGTGCGATGCGGCGCCAGAGTTTAAAGAGGTGATTTTAAACTCGACAAAAGATAGCATTAAACTTATAAAATCTCCTGTTGGATATCCAGCGCGTGGCGTTCAAACAAGGCTTTTAGACTTAGTAGATAAAAGAGAAGGTCCAAAAATTCAATGCATTAGTAACTGCGTAAGCCCATGCGAGCGTGGCAAAGAGGCAAAAGTTGTTGGGTATTGTATAGCTGATAGACTTTATGATGCTTATGCTGGAAGAAAGGATTTGGGGCTATTTTTTACAGGAGCAAACGGATATAGACTCAATGAGATTATAAGTGTTAAAGAGCTTATGGAAAAACTTATAAATGGCGAAGATAGTTAA
- a CDS encoding murein hydrolase activator EnvC family protein, translating into MIRVFLAILFFFSLNLCASSQSTKDKIKNTTESMQTKQSEEKQLSQKVEELANLIVQKKKEVKEAGKKIDELSGYVLNLSQKYQEEELELTKLNSQNALLLSSQKELEDKIISLIADDFSFDLVQNDDVKTTQNLISNEIFDTLSVVLKDELENLLTSYDKTSKSITEQSKKITTIQQNLKEYNDKKAELAKEKEKHEVAALNLNKNREQYILRLQKLQKENDELRDTLEKLKIIDDKEERAKAKAAEEKRLAKLEASKKKQVSQKDKQILSSDEEDIEIADEVRDVRVDDIDKKVKQYGSSYQASRVKKYSGAKTISPLKDAFVKRKFGNYTDPVYNIKIFNESIVLGSKSKDTQVYNILPGKVIFAKETAVLDKVIIMENGSGIHTIYAHLSQIAPTIKVGSYIKKGYAIGRIRDDLTFEVTQKNYHINPLELISLK; encoded by the coding sequence ATGATAAGGGTTTTTTTAGCCATTTTATTTTTTTTTAGTCTAAATTTATGCGCTTCATCTCAAAGCACAAAAGATAAGATTAAAAATACAACCGAGTCTATGCAAACAAAGCAAAGTGAGGAAAAACAGCTCTCGCAAAAGGTCGAAGAGCTTGCAAATTTAATCGTTCAAAAGAAAAAAGAGGTAAAAGAGGCCGGCAAAAAAATCGATGAGCTTAGCGGGTATGTGCTAAATTTATCTCAAAAATACCAAGAAGAAGAGCTTGAACTTACTAAACTAAATTCACAAAACGCACTTTTGCTAAGCTCGCAAAAAGAGCTAGAAGATAAGATTATATCTTTGATAGCTGATGATTTTTCTTTTGATTTAGTGCAAAATGATGATGTTAAGACTACGCAAAATTTAATCTCAAATGAGATTTTTGATACTTTAAGCGTGGTTTTAAAAGATGAGCTTGAAAATTTGTTAACAAGTTATGATAAAACATCTAAGTCTATAACCGAACAAAGCAAGAAAATCACCACAATACAGCAAAATTTAAAAGAGTATAACGATAAAAAAGCTGAGCTTGCAAAAGAGAAAGAAAAGCATGAAGTGGCTGCTTTAAATTTAAACAAAAACCGCGAGCAGTATATTTTACGACTTCAAAAACTTCAAAAAGAAAATGATGAGTTAAGAGATACGCTAGAAAAACTTAAAATTATAGATGATAAAGAAGAGAGAGCCAAAGCAAAGGCTGCTGAAGAAAAACGGTTAGCAAAGCTAGAAGCTAGTAAGAAAAAACAAGTTAGTCAAAAAGATAAACAAATTTTATCATCTGATGAAGAAGATATAGAGATAGCTGATGAGGTACGAGATGTAAGAGTCGATGATATCGATAAAAAGGTTAAGCAGTACGGCTCAAGTTATCAAGCAAGTAGGGTCAAAAAATACAGTGGGGCAAAGACCATATCGCCACTAAAAGATGCGTTTGTAAAGCGTAAATTTGGTAATTACACAGATCCGGTTTATAATATAAAAATTTTTAATGAATCAATAGTCCTTGGTTCAAAAAGCAAAGATACGCAAGTTTATAACATCTTGCCTGGAAAAGTTATCTTTGCTAAGGAAACTGCGGTTTTAGACAAGGTTATCATCATGGAAAACGGTAGCGGAATTCATACCATTTATGCGCATTTAAGCCAGATAGCGCCGACTATAAAAGTTGGAAGTTATATAAAAAAAGGTTATGCTATAGGTAGGATTAGAGATGATTTGACATTTGAAGTCACTCAAAAAAATTATCATATAAATCCACTAGAGCTAATATCACTTAAATAA